In Roseofilum capinflatum BLCC-M114, a genomic segment contains:
- a CDS encoding SRPBCC family protein, protein MLNFEKSTLIDATVERVWEFHEREDILSVLTPPWQPVKVLRREGGLGVGAITEFEIQLGLIPIKWLARHTDCVPYEYFVDRQMEGPCQSWVHRHEFTREGDRTRLTDTIRLELFGGEITEFLLGRFVIDRLEDMFTYRHQVIQRYCGGN, encoded by the coding sequence ATGCTGAATTTTGAGAAATCGACTTTAATTGATGCAACCGTAGAAAGGGTTTGGGAATTCCATGAACGGGAGGATATTTTGAGTGTGTTAACTCCCCCTTGGCAACCGGTGAAAGTGTTGCGTCGGGAAGGGGGTTTAGGAGTGGGGGCAATTACAGAGTTTGAAATTCAATTGGGCTTAATTCCGATTAAATGGTTGGCCCGTCATACAGATTGTGTTCCCTATGAATATTTTGTCGATCGCCAAATGGAAGGCCCTTGTCAGAGTTGGGTGCATCGCCATGAGTTCACCCGCGAAGGCGATCGAACCCGCTTAACGGATACCATTCGCTTGGAATTGTTTGGGGGAGAGATAACAGAATTTTTGTTGGGTCGCTTTGTAATTGACCGGTTGGAGGATATGTTTACTTATCGTCACCAAGTGATTCAACGCTACTGCGGAGGTAATTAA